From a single Bemisia tabaci chromosome 10, PGI_BMITA_v3 genomic region:
- the LOC109041904 gene encoding protein D3 isoform X3, with protein MTAKFGNLLPIEAVDKPPTAIKWKAREDAVYTLIALDLNATPKAHRTDETESERLLWLVVNIPAPGSDAVKVAEGNTLAPYVPPSLDPIKEAPEEWNSFAKSIEMVQRFRHQLSQIVSSDQEDHRILFMVFEQPGGNKNFTFPVLDDDPNDARRNEFNVHKFIEEHKLVPPVAVNFYMTREGLLEAEETLSKKRSKGAEGVKGERFNPHEEEEEKEIEYI; from the exons ATGACGGCCAAGTTTGGAAACTTGCTGCCGATAGAAGCTGTTGATAAGCCACCGACTGCCATAAAATGGAAGGCACGTGAGGATGCTGTATACACACTCATCGCTTTGG ATTTGAACGCTACTCCGAAGGCACATCGAACGGACGAAACGGAGTCGGAGCGGCTTCTCTGGTTGGTCGTCAACATCCCTGCCCCTGGAAGTGACGCGGTGAAAGTAGCCGAGGGAAACACTCTCGCACCGTATGTCCCTCCAAGCCTCGATCCAATCAAGGAGG CTCCAGAGGAATGGAACAGCTTCGCAAAATCAATCGAGATGGTGCAGAGATTTCGTCACCAATTAAGTCAGATTGTCTCGTCTGATCAAG aGGATCACCGGATTCTCTTCATGGTATTTGAACAACCGGGCGGAAATAAGAATTTCACGTTCCCAGTTTTAGATGACGA TCCAAACGACGCGCGACGGAACGAATTCAACGTTCATAAGTTCATAGAGGAGCATAAACTGGTACCCCCGGTGGCGGTCAACTTCTACATGACGCGAGAAGGACTCCTGGAGGCGGAGGAGACGCTCTCGAAAAAGAGGTCAAAGGGCGCGGAGGGCGTCAAGGGCGAAAGGTTCAACCCCCacgaagaagaggaggagaaggagattGAATATATTTAG
- the LOC109041887 gene encoding uncharacterized protein, producing the protein MKHPFFTAIDFMAIIFSATFSAAAAAPEPPAPDPLPPPPLADTEPWSTTAETSNDTEPWSTTAESSNDTEPWSTTHGTAASNTTFAPEPELPFLNTSLPSLNTTETPDDTVPFNTTSAPEPEIPHPVLRPPPEITTPTPETSNATPAFEPEIQYLVAPLPPLITEETPDDTKPLILTPLDDPVLTPAHENTTPTPGDAHDAFMPLDFDDVESPAAEDGHRRNDVKNRAEDEESLPSVPVYPPDFWDTIVLPGVEEWSFRNYTNYDHELL; encoded by the coding sequence ATGAAGCATCCCTTTTTCACAGCAATTGACTTCATGGCAATCATTTTCTCCGCTACTTTCTCGGCGGCCGCTGCAGCCCCTGAGCCGCCAGCTCCAGACCCCCTCCCACCACCGCCGCTCGCAGATACAGAACCATGGAGTACAACAGCCGAAACGTCAAATGATACAGAACCATGGAGTACAACAGCCGAAAGTTCGAATGATACAGAACCATGGAGTACAACACACGGTACAGCAGCATCGAATACAACATTCGCACCCGAGCCGGAACTACCTTTCCTCAACACGTCGCTCCCATCGTTGAACACCACCGAAACACCAGATGACACAGTACCGTTCAACACAACATCAGCACCGGAACCGGAAATCCCTCATCCCGTCCTACGGCCGCCACCGGAAATCACCACCCCAACTCCAGAAACGTCGAACGCAACACCCGCCTTTGAGCCGGAAATACAGTATCTTGTCGCACCGTTGCCACCGTTGATCACCGAAGAGACACCGGATGACACAAAGCCCTTGATTTTAACACCTTTGGATGATCCTGTTTTAACACCGGCACATGAAAATACCACGCCTACCCCGGGTGACGCGCACGATGCGTTTATGCCGTTGGATTTTGATGACGTCGAATCACCGGCAGCGGAGGATGGTCATCGGAGGAATGACGTCAAGAACCGTGCTGAGGATGAGGAGTCTTTGCCGAGCGTACCGGTGTACCCTCCGGATTTCTGGGATACAATCGTGTTGCCGGGAGTGGAGGAGTGGAGTTTTAGGAATTATACAAATTATGATCATGAATTGTTGtga
- the LOC109041904 gene encoding OV-16 antigen isoform X1 encodes MFVGSSKLKWLVWALRVMCGLLAVSYAGANIAGKLKIALLKHGIIPDIITQAPKFGIYIAFGKKMTAKFGNLLPIEAVDKPPTAIKWKAREDAVYTLIALDLNATPKAHRTDETESERLLWLVVNIPAPGSDAVKVAEGNTLAPYVPPSLDPIKEAPEEWNSFAKSIEMVQRFRHQLSQIVSSDQEDHRILFMVFEQPGGNKNFTFPVLDDDPNDARRNEFNVHKFIEEHKLVPPVAVNFYMTREGLLEAEETLSKKRSKGAEGVKGERFNPHEEEEEKEIEYI; translated from the exons ATGTTCGTTGGTTCGTCAAAATTGAAATGGCTCGTATGGGCGCTGAGAGTGATGTGCGGGTTGCTGGCCGTCTCGTATGCAGGCGCCAACATCGCCGGAAAACTCAAGATAGCGCTGCTGAAACACGGTATCATCCCGGATATTATAACACAGGCACCTAAATTCGGTATCTAC ATTGCCTTCGGGAAAAAGATGACGGCCAAGTTTGGAAACTTGCTGCCGATAGAAGCTGTTGATAAGCCACCGACTGCCATAAAATGGAAGGCACGTGAGGATGCTGTATACACACTCATCGCTTTGG ATTTGAACGCTACTCCGAAGGCACATCGAACGGACGAAACGGAGTCGGAGCGGCTTCTCTGGTTGGTCGTCAACATCCCTGCCCCTGGAAGTGACGCGGTGAAAGTAGCCGAGGGAAACACTCTCGCACCGTATGTCCCTCCAAGCCTCGATCCAATCAAGGAGG CTCCAGAGGAATGGAACAGCTTCGCAAAATCAATCGAGATGGTGCAGAGATTTCGTCACCAATTAAGTCAGATTGTCTCGTCTGATCAAG aGGATCACCGGATTCTCTTCATGGTATTTGAACAACCGGGCGGAAATAAGAATTTCACGTTCCCAGTTTTAGATGACGA TCCAAACGACGCGCGACGGAACGAATTCAACGTTCATAAGTTCATAGAGGAGCATAAACTGGTACCCCCGGTGGCGGTCAACTTCTACATGACGCGAGAAGGACTCCTGGAGGCGGAGGAGACGCTCTCGAAAAAGAGGTCAAAGGGCGCGGAGGGCGTCAAGGGCGAAAGGTTCAACCCCCacgaagaagaggaggagaaggagattGAATATATTTAG
- the LOC109041904 gene encoding protein D3 isoform X2 codes for MFVGSSKLKWLVWALRVMCGLLAVSYAGANIAGKLKIALLKHGIIPDIITQAPKFGIYIAFGKKMTAKFGNLLPIEAVDKPPTAIKWKAREDAVYTLIALDLNATPKAHRTDETESERLLWLVVNIPAPGSDAVKVAEGNTLAPYVPPSLDPIKEEDHRILFMVFEQPGGNKNFTFPVLDDDPNDARRNEFNVHKFIEEHKLVPPVAVNFYMTREGLLEAEETLSKKRSKGAEGVKGERFNPHEEEEEKEIEYI; via the exons ATGTTCGTTGGTTCGTCAAAATTGAAATGGCTCGTATGGGCGCTGAGAGTGATGTGCGGGTTGCTGGCCGTCTCGTATGCAGGCGCCAACATCGCCGGAAAACTCAAGATAGCGCTGCTGAAACACGGTATCATCCCGGATATTATAACACAGGCACCTAAATTCGGTATCTAC ATTGCCTTCGGGAAAAAGATGACGGCCAAGTTTGGAAACTTGCTGCCGATAGAAGCTGTTGATAAGCCACCGACTGCCATAAAATGGAAGGCACGTGAGGATGCTGTATACACACTCATCGCTTTGG ATTTGAACGCTACTCCGAAGGCACATCGAACGGACGAAACGGAGTCGGAGCGGCTTCTCTGGTTGGTCGTCAACATCCCTGCCCCTGGAAGTGACGCGGTGAAAGTAGCCGAGGGAAACACTCTCGCACCGTATGTCCCTCCAAGCCTCGATCCAATCAAGGAGG aGGATCACCGGATTCTCTTCATGGTATTTGAACAACCGGGCGGAAATAAGAATTTCACGTTCCCAGTTTTAGATGACGA TCCAAACGACGCGCGACGGAACGAATTCAACGTTCATAAGTTCATAGAGGAGCATAAACTGGTACCCCCGGTGGCGGTCAACTTCTACATGACGCGAGAAGGACTCCTGGAGGCGGAGGAGACGCTCTCGAAAAAGAGGTCAAAGGGCGCGGAGGGCGTCAAGGGCGAAAGGTTCAACCCCCacgaagaagaggaggagaaggagattGAATATATTTAG